The Benincasa hispida cultivar B227 chromosome 9, ASM972705v1, whole genome shotgun sequence genome has a segment encoding these proteins:
- the LOC120084674 gene encoding pectinesterase inhibitor-like produces MANSIILPASSLLPFVLSLLFFHVVVPMHAASPNDVVSTICQRTRNPPFCSNLLKSARTTDLKGLITFTINLAHTKATESRALAQFLASKAADPKFKERYASCAKHYDDAASDLNDAKNYLATGDYDGVNIQASGAMTETDDCQDNFTQSPMDGSGLSKHGKALEDICSIILVIANILLGRV; encoded by the coding sequence ATGGCAAATTCCATTATTCTTCCAGCCTCTTCTCTTCTACCTTTCGTCCTTTCACTTCTCTTCTTTCATGTTGTCGTTCCCATGCATGCAGCTTCCCCAAACGACGTCGTTTCCACCATCTGCCAAAGAACTAGAAACCCTCCCTTTTGCTCCAACCTCTTGAAATCTGCTCGCACCACAGACCTGAAAGGGCTAATCACTTTCACCATCAACCTCGCCCACACCAAGGCTACGGAAAGTCGAGCCCTCGCCCAGTTCCTGGCATCGAAGGCAGCCGACCCGAAGTTCAAGGAGCGCTACGCCTCCTGTGCCAAACACTACGACGACGCTGCCAGTGACCTCAACGATGCGAAGAACTATTTGGCCACAGGTGATTACGATGGCGTTAATATTCAGGCTTCTGGAGCCATGACCGAGACCGACGATTGTCAGGATAACTTCACGCAATCACCGATGGACGGATCGGGGTTGTCCAAACATGGCAAGGCTCTGGAAGATATTTGTAGTATCATCTTGGTTATAGCCAATATTCTCCTTGGACGTGTCTAA